CCGTATCCTCCACGATAGTACAGCAGCGGGGTTCCTTCGCGCGCACCGGCGGAGAGCACTTCGCCGATGAAGATGGTGTGGTCGCCGCCGGGAAGGGCGGCGTGCACGCGGCAGTCCACCCAGGCCAGCGCGTCGTCGAGCACCGGCGCGCCGGT
This region of Longimicrobium sp. genomic DNA includes:
- a CDS encoding flavin reductase family protein — translated: MLDDALAWVDCRVHAALPGGDHTIFIGEVLSAGAREGTPLLYYRGGYGRFSH